In a single window of the Tigriopus californicus strain San Diego chromosome 2, Tcal_SD_v2.1, whole genome shotgun sequence genome:
- the LOC131893116 gene encoding eukaryotic translation initiation factor 4E type 3-like, giving the protein MASSIPIPVSFRRPDLANDDGQMAFSPSKMTPRTLDHFQESDAQGVPLRSAWTFWLDKASKNSTAAQYQANLKQIYTVSTVQGFWSVYNHIPDVSQLPLRCYYHLMRDERKPLWEDPVLCKGGVWRLKCPKKDTSLVWRELLLAAIGEQFLNDLCEGDNISGFSVSPREKDDLIQIWNVRSDVANDDRVLQKVHKLVPNVRFNAEFYKPHETHSAFEGHRGHAR; this is encoded by the exons ATGGCATCCTCCATTCCTATTCCCGTGTCCTTCAGACGCCCAGATTTGGCCAACGATGACGGGCAAATGGCCTTTTCTCCGAGTAAGATGACCCCGAGGACGTTGGACCATTTTCAAGAGTCAGACGCTCAGGGCGTTCCCCTCCGATCTGCTTGGACTTTTTGGTTGGATAA GGCTAGTAAAAATTCCACGGCAGCTCAGTATCAAGCGAATTTAAAGCAGATCTACACCGTGTCCACTGTCCAAGGCTTTTGGAGCGTATACAATCACATTCCTGACGTGAGCCAATTGCCTCTACGATGCTATTATCATCTGATGCGAGATGAACGGAAGCCTCTATGGGAAGACCCCGTCTTGTGCAAAGGTGGAGTTTGGCGATTAAAATGCCCCAAGAAAGACACG TCCTTGGTGTGGCGGGAACTCCTACTAGCTGCCATCGGCGAGCAGTTTCTTAACGACCTATGTGAGGGGGACAACATTTCCGGTTTTTCCGTGTCCCCCCGAGAGAAAGATGATTTGATACAAATATGGAATGTCCGCTCAGATGTAGCGAATGATGATCGGGTTTTACAAAAAGTGCACAAACTTGTTCCTAACGTCAGATTCAATGCCGAGTTTTACAAAC CTCATGAAACCCATTCCGCGTTTGAAGGCCATCGAGGCCATGCTCGTTAG
- the LOC131893084 gene encoding uncharacterized protein LOC131893084 — protein sequence MSACSLLERIPILNSAHQDDSHMNFLGGNKRMMSQITPSHAPLNPGGPGGGGMGMQTMPPPPSSIHSEFSPEGPATLERDYYGCYCLKFIVKNGTHITEEKVMEDFGHFGDVVDVRGPGLFSGLRGNHVYVRYIDKRDAETALEQLSAKYHQLTPASISDVLPDNYGLYTISFYNKTGIPSVEVRKEFSKFGEVKNLTGSLDVKGGRVFVSYKEKTSAVQALQAFFFRKDRYPNMKFALPRCEKDYFGCYCLKFYNKSGDVTEEKVHRDFGQFGEVVDVRGPGLFDVTGDDVYVRYKEKSSAEQALIELVGRYDSLCLAPPSDIQADKFGYFTITFVNDKCLSKSDVWYIFSKFGTVACVNGTFDCKKGRVFVSYKEKQGALNALETMLITKEYHLQVSKNSTVRKNDYNVVGGSGAKDTLDTSDFSEFASNGQRSNGHGLTSSSSVNAMNGMPPPNMGHESGATPIKHSSSANSVPSVITGTNEESMFRRDHSRSREASLVPNIPHLPNVSSPSKGSIGNGASNSNMLTSSQGHSMIDSGMVPMGMGGTNQQASPKMLSSSSNPMIHSGGNGGNSNKNGMVKFNRNVEKDIFGYFCLSFLNEDGDINEKKVRHDFGKFGEVVSVRGALGKQKGHVFVRFRKKESAENCLNCLNSFPLSEMSELFGKYLFLSPATPRDIDCDMYGLYSITFLNLNMKTSREIQQEFRKFGEIVSLTSGGGGNTDELVSISYSEKSCAVRALQTHFTNKEFPYLDIAKGNSLLLVNSSDSSDNEEHDLDFMGKSGRVQGKMTYPHPPPQGQVPPSNLPHPEGTGSNTSASGPPTSSSSGNLDPFHDPSTLENGPGGKDVVDELLKPFQSYFQIYQTGQYQHLRGDLNSDLHGQNGVQLGPGNAYHNATTNHHHHHQQQQHHHHSHHPQQQQHQHQHHPHHHNHHQNNHHHHHHRSPDKKYRIKSVRNVNGQTNHHPPSSHSANSPRHHQRHRPHLSLSPAAIANSSNSTMGNNMTQSVVENGHCAFGDLHDGLSHSRDSGVTAINEPSRPTNSISTRSPPNRDVSGPSGVLSHAMSEPTIDSQLTPMDISSSTKLGRSRPGPNETVAEPRGTNALAQSLSPSLSTGSSSPSATGSPSNSSRASSLQASPEREVDNRAVFEASKRVEKDEVPQSEVNPEDNEKKEKEIPYEHVTRDFLGFFTLSFVNKIKDLTERKVKLDFEKAVQVRGLNKSSGDSSVSNDSIVFVSFADKGSAEEACNNSYLRAKYSQLACSPVVTLTAGRDGHFSIEFVNSSMNGIREITTDFSQYGEVVKVMAGRGAKNSVKRVTVSYSESQSAISAIKCIQLCKNYASLDFSRECITFEENKGTTKGGSPVS from the coding sequence ATGTCAGCATGTTCATTGCTTGAGCGGATTCCAATCCTCAATTCCGCACATCAAGACGACTCGCATATGAACTTTTTGGGTGGTAATAAGCGCATGATGTCGCAAATCACCCCCAGTCATGCACCTTTGAACCCGGGAGGACCAGGAGGTGGTGGAATGGGCATGCAGACTATGCCTCCTCCACCTTCATCGATTCATTCTGAGTTCTCTCCAGAAGGGCCAGCGACTCTTGAAAGAGACTATTATGGGTGCTATTGTCTTAAGTTCATTGTCAAGAACGGCACCCATATTACAGAAGAAAAAGTGATGGAAGACTTCGGTCATTTTGGTGACGTGGTGGATGTGAGAGGCCCCGGCCTATTCAGTGGCCTTCGAGGCAATCACGTTTATGTTCGTTACATCGACAAGCGTGATGCGGAAACAGCCTTGGAACAACTCTCTGCCAAGTACCATCAGCTCACACCAGCTAGCATCAGTGACGTGTTACCCGACAACTACGGGCTTTACACTATTTCTTTCTACAACAAAACCGGTATTCCTTCAGTGGAGGTTAGGAAAGAGTTCTCAAAGTTCGGAGAGGTCAAGAATTTGACTGGATCCCTCGACGTGAAAGGCGGTCGTGTTTTTGTAAGCTATAAGGAGAAAACATCCGCCGTTCAGGCGTTGCAGGCATTCTTTTTTCGCAAAGACCGTTATCCAAACATGAAGTTTGCTCTCCCCAGATGTGAGAAAGATTACTTTGGTTGCTATTGTCTAAAATTCTATAATAAGAGTGGAGATGTGACCGAAGAGAAAGTCCATCGAGactttggccaatttggcgAAGTTGTGGATGTCCGTGGGCCAGGATTGTTTGATGTGACAGGAGATGACGTTTATGTACGGTATAAGGAAAAAAGTTCTGCCGAGCAGGCTCTCATTGAACTCGTGGGGAGATATGATTCATTGTGTTTAGCTCCACCCAGCGATATTCAGGCGGACAAATTTGGCTATTTTACGATTACTTTTGTGAACGATAAGTGCTTGTCAAAGTCGGATGTGTGGtacatattttccaaattCGGCACAGTGGCCTGCGTGAACGGTACATTCGATTGCAAGAAGGGACGCGTCTTTGTGTCTTACAAAGAAAAGCAAGGTGCTCTTAACGCCCTTGAGACCATGTTGATCACCAAAGAGTATCATCTGCAAGTGTCCAAGAATTCCACCGTCCGAAAGAACGACTATAACGTTGTGGGTGGATCCGGAGCCAAAGACACCCTAGACACTTCAGATTTTAGTGAATTTGCAAGCAATGGGCAACGATCCAATGGACACGGATTAACGAGTAGTAGCAGTGTCAATGCCATGAACGGGATGCCACCTCCGAACATGGGACATGAATCTGGCGCTACCCCTATCAAGCATTCCTCATCGGCAAATAGTGTTCCATCTGTCATAACTGGTACAAACGAAGAATCCATGTTTCGACGCGATCATAGCCGAAGTCGGGAGGCTTCCCTTGTTCCAAACATTCCACATCTTCCCAATGTGTCATCGCCATCCAAGGGTTCAATTGGAAATGGTGCATCCAATTCAAACATGCTGACGTCAAGCCAAGGACATTCAATGATCGATTCTGGTATGGTTCCTATGGGGATGGGTGGCACCAATCAGCAAGCGTCCCCCAAGATGTTAAGCTCCTCTTCAAATCCAATGATTCATTCCGGAGGCAATGGTGGGAATAGCAACAAAAATGGGATGGTCAAGTTTAATCGTAATGtggaaaaagacattttcgGTTACttttgtctctctttcttaaaTGAAGATGGTGACATCAATGAAAAGAAGGTCCGCCatgattttggcaaatttggcgAAGTGGTGAGCGTCCGCGGTGCATTGGGAAAGCAGAAAGGACACGTGTTCGTCAGATTTCGTAAGAAGGAGTCTGCTGAAAATTGTCTTAATTGTCTCAATTCATTTCCGTTGAGCGAAATGTCAGAATTGTTCGGGAAATATCTTTTCCTTTCGCCTGCTACGCCTCGGGACATTGACTGTGATATGTATGGTTTGTACAGCATCACATTCCTCAATCTCAATATGAAAACGAGCCGTGAGATTCAGCAAGAGTTCAGAAAATTTGGCGAGATCGTCAGCCTAACATCTGGTGGAGGTGGAAACACTGATGAACTTGTGTCCATCTCGTATTCGGAAAAGTCTTGTGCTGTTCGAGCTCTACAAACCCATTTTACCAACAAAGAATTTCCGTATTTGGACATCGCCAAAGGCAACTCTCTACTCTTGGTCAATAGTAGTGACTCTTCTGACAACGAGGAACATGATTTGGACTTTATGGGCAAATCGGGTCGAGTTCAAGGGAAGATGACATATCCTCATCCACCCCCACAAGGACAAGTGCCTCCCAGTAATTTGCCTCATCCTGAAGGGACGGGGTCCAATACATCTGCCTCTGGGCCCCCAACTTCATCATCTTCGGGTAACCTCGATCCATTCCACGACCCGTCAACGTTGGAAAATGGACCTGGCGGGAAAGATGTGGTAGACGAGCTGCTCAAGCCATTCCAGAGCTATTTCCAAATCTATCAAACAGGGCAATATCAACATTTACGCGGGGACCTGAATTCCGACTTACACGGACAAAATGGCGTCCAGCTCGGTCCAGGAAATGCCTACCACAATgcaaccaccaaccaccaccaccaccatcaacaacaacaacaccatcaCCATTCTCACCATcctcagcaacaacaacaccagcaTCAACATCACCCTCATCATCACAATCACCACCAGaacaatcatcatcaccatcatcatcgttctCCTGACAAAAAGTACAGGATCAAATCCGTGCGAAATGTGAACGGTCAAACTAACCATCATCCCCCTTCCTCTCACTCTGCAAATAGTCCCAGACATCATCAGCGACATCGCCCTCATTTGTCTCTATCCCCTGCGGCTATTGCCAATTCATCCAATTCGACTATGGGCAATAACATGACCCAGTCTGTGGTTGAAAATGGTCATTGCGCATTTGGGGACTTGCATGACGGTCTCTCACACTCAAGGGACTCTGGAGTCACGGCCATTAATGAGCCTTCAAGACCAACAAATTCGATCAGCACCCGTTCGCCACCAAATAGGGACGTGAGTGGCCCGTCCGGAGTACTATCACATGCAATGTCAGAGCCAACTATTGATTCCCAATTGACACCTATGGATATCTCTTCATCAACCAAGTTAGGACGATCTCGCCCCGGACCAAACGAAACTGTGGCCGAACCAAGAGGAACTAACGCATTGGCCCAGTCCTTGTCCCCGTCTCTTTCAACAGGTTCGAGTTCACCCAGTGCCACGGGGTCGCCCTCGAATTCTTCCAGAGCCTCCTCACTGCAAGCTAGTCCGGAGCGCGAAGTGGACAATCGTGCTGTCTTCGAAGCCTCCAAGAGGGTCGAGAAAGATGAGGTGCCCCAATCTGAGGTCAATCCTGAGGACaatgaaaagaaggaaaaagaaattccATACGAGCATGTAACTCGAGATTTCCTCGGCTTCTTTACTCTCTCCTTTGtcaacaaaatcaaagattTAACTGAGCGCAAGgtgaaattggattttgaaaaagctgTCCAAGTACGTGGATTGAACAAGTCAAGTGGTGATTCCTCGGTTAGCAATGACTCCATCGTATTTGTGAGCTTTGCCGACAAGGGATCCGCTGAAGAGGCGTGTAACAACTCGTATCTCCGGGCCAAATATTCTCAGCTGGCGTGTTCTCCGGTTGTGACATTGACAGCAGGTCGGGACGGTCACTTCTCCATTGAGTTCGTGAACTCGAGTATGAATGGAATTCGCGAAATCACGACGGATTTTTCTCAGTATGGAGAGGTGGTCAAAGTCATGGCCGGACGAGGAGCTAAGAACTCTGTGAAGCGAGTGACCGTTTCCTACTCTGAGTCTCAGTCGGCTATTTCAGCGATCAAGTGCATTCAATTATGCAAAAACTATGCCTCTTTGGATTTCAGCCGAGAGTGCATTACTTTTGAAGAGAATAAGGGAACAACCAAAGGAGGGTCTCCTGTCTCGTAG